The nucleotide sequence ACTGCGTACCGGGGAAGACAAGGATCTGGGGCTGCGCCTGCACCGCTTGGGCGCAAGCCAGCTGATGCTGAGGTCGCCCCGCGTGCTGCACTGGGGCTACGAACAGTGCTGGGCTGAATGGTTCGGCAAGGAGCTCTGGCGTCAGGGCAGCCACCTACAGCTTATGCGCACCCAAGGTCACGGGAACTGGCGGCTATTGCGCTTTCCCCTGCTCGCATTGGCTAACTGGCTACCAACCTTGCTGGCGCTATCGGCTGGCGCCCTCGGGCAGTTCCCGCTGGCCTTGATGGCCGCGCTGCTCAGCACGGCGCCGGCACTCTTGCTCAGTCTTCGCCAGAGCGCCCGGCAACTCGACGGAGTTCTCACCGTGCAGCTGTGGTTTCTGCACTGGTTGCGCCTGCACATTGCCGGCGGAGCCTTCCTGCTCAGCTTGTTCAAATGGACCGCCAGGAGACCTGCCCGTGGCTGATTCCGTGTTCTGGCTATGCCTGCTATTACCGACCTACGCGTATCTTGGCTACCCGCTCACGCTGGCTGTGCTAGCAGCCTGCACCCGAGCCAAGCCCCTTGCCGAAGGCGAGCCGCTGTCTGTCAGCGTGATCATCGCCGCACACAATGAGGCGGCACACATCGAACACAAGCTGCGAACGCTGCTGGCACAGGACTACCAGGCCACTCGCCTGGAGATCATCGTCGCCAGCGACGGCTCAAGCGATGAGACCGTCGCTCGTGCGAGCGCACTGCAGGACCCACGTATCCGCGTACTGGATCTTCCACGCGGCGGTAAGGCCGCCGCGCTGAATGCCGCCGTCGCGTTGGCCGACGGCGACGTGTTGGTATTCACCGATGCCGACAATCAATGGAACGCGCAGACGCTGGGGCGGTTGCTGGCGCCTCTGGCAGACCCGGACGTAGGCTGCGTTGGCGGGCATATGATCATTCCCGATCCGGGCCATGCGCTAAGCCTGGGCGATAGTCTCTACCGTCACTACGAAGCCTGGCTGCGCCGCGCCGAGAACCGCACCGGATGCGTGGTATCCACCGATGGCGCGCTGCTCGCCCTGCGACGCGAGCTGTTCCAGGCAGTCCCGGCGCATGTCAACGACGACTTCTTTCTCAGCACCTGCGCCCCAGTAGCTGGAAAACGTATCGTCTTTGCCGAGGATGCGATCGTGCACGATCAGGGCGTGGACGAGGTGGACAAGCAGTTCCGCCGCCGACTGCGTGTTACGGTCGGCGGGCTGCAGAGCCTGGCTTGCCGTCGCGGACTGATAAATCCGTTACGTCACGGGTTTTACGCCGTGGCCCTTATCAGCCATAAGCTGATACGTCGGCTGGCGCCTGTCCTGTTGGTACCGCTGCTGATCAGCAGCTTCTGGCTACAGGACGCCGGCACGTTTTATCAGCTGTTCCTGATTGCACAACTGGCTGGTTATGCAGTCGGCCTGATAGGCCTGCTAGACACCCGAGGCATCCTGCCCAGGCCATTCCGCCTGGCGGCCTTCCTCCTGGTGACACTGGCCGGGATGTGCGGTGGTCTCTGGCAGTTTCTGCGAGGACACAGCTATCAGCAATGGAATCCTCAGCAGAATCGTTAAGCCAATGACTCCTTCCCAAGCATGCAAGGCCGCAATCGGCTGGCTTCATCTCAACGGCCCCAGCGGGCGGCGCCAGCTCCGTGAAGCGCGCCTGATTCTAATGCTGCACCGTGTGCTTGCCGACGACAATGCGGCTGCGCTGCCTCACCGTGCCGAGCTGTGCATTGGCCAGTCGGCTTTCGCGCAGCTGCTGGCTTGGCTGCAACGACGCTTTGCCTGTGTTCCGCTGGAAGAGCTGCTTACCGCACCCGCTGACGGACGTGCCCGGGTCGCCCTGACGTTCGACGATGGCTGGCGGGACAATGCCGAGGTTGCATACCCACTGCTTGCCCGCTATGGCGTGCCCGCAAGCATCTTTCTTTCTACCGACTTTATCGGTAACCCGCAGGGCTTCTGGTGGGAAAGCATCGGCGAAACCCTCTGGGAAGCGTCCGGCACACAGACTCGAACGCTGTTACAGAAGAAGCTGGCCGAGTGTGGCGCCGCACCATTGCCGGCCGACTTTGACACCCTGCCTGAGCGACAGCGCAGCCGGGCACTGGCGTTCTACCTGCAGTCACTCAAGGCCTTGCCTGCCGCGACGCTGCAAAAGCTGGCCAACCTCTGCCCACAGCAGACGCCACAGGCGATGGACTGGGAC is from Pseudomonas saudiphocaensis and encodes:
- a CDS encoding glycosyltransferase; this encodes MADSVFWLCLLLPTYAYLGYPLTLAVLAACTRAKPLAEGEPLSVSVIIAAHNEAAHIEHKLRTLLAQDYQATRLEIIVASDGSSDETVARASALQDPRIRVLDLPRGGKAAALNAAVALADGDVLVFTDADNQWNAQTLGRLLAPLADPDVGCVGGHMIIPDPGHALSLGDSLYRHYEAWLRRAENRTGCVVSTDGALLALRRELFQAVPAHVNDDFFLSTCAPVAGKRIVFAEDAIVHDQGVDEVDKQFRRRLRVTVGGLQSLACRRGLINPLRHGFYAVALISHKLIRRLAPVLLVPLLISSFWLQDAGTFYQLFLIAQLAGYAVGLIGLLDTRGILPRPFRLAAFLLVTLAGMCGGLWQFLRGHSYQQWNPQQNR
- a CDS encoding polysaccharide deacetylase family protein translates to MTPSQACKAAIGWLHLNGPSGRRQLREARLILMLHRVLADDNAAALPHRAELCIGQSAFAQLLAWLQRRFACVPLEELLTAPADGRARVALTFDDGWRDNAEVAYPLLARYGVPASIFLSTDFIGNPQGFWWESIGETLWEASGTQTRTLLQKKLAECGAAPLPADFDTLPERQRSRALAFYLQSLKALPAATLQKLANLCPQQTPQAMDWDQVRALEDSGWVRFGPHGARHGILTKMDDAALVDDLQRSHRELATRCQAPLPIYCYPNGDHDGRVRQAVAQLGYHRALATHPALYQADDDPLALPRIGVSHQMARNPGLFGWRLLQGLAR